CGGGAGGTCGCCGTACTGCACGCCGTCCTCGACCCGGACGTCCTGGTGCTGGTGCGCGAAGTCCTCGTGGGGCTCGGTGAAGCGCGCCGCCGCCCAGCCCTGCTCGAGGAACGGGATGTGGTCGCCGCCGCGCAGGTAGCGGTCGCGCCGGTAGATCGTGCGCACCTGCATCCCGGTGGCGCCGTTCTCCGCCACGGAGGTCACGAAGCGGGCCAGCTGGCGCGGGGGCGAGTCGTTCTCGCCGCCGACCGAGCGCCGGACCGCCGCCTGCTCCGGCGTCTCGGCGGTGGGCACGCCCTCGGCGAAGAGCCGCACGCTGCGCGGGTCGCGCTCGCCGTCGTCGGCCCGGCTCGCGCCGATGATGTCGTTGGTGAACATGCCCTGGACGTCCGCGCCCGAGGCCGCGAGCTGCTCGGCGAGGTGGTTCGCGCCGTAGAGGCCCTGCTCCTCCCCCGCCACCGCCGCGAAGACGATGGTGGCCGCGGGGCGCGTACGGGCCATGAGGCGGGCCAGCTCCATGACGGCGGCCACGCCCGAGGCGTCGTCGTCGGCGCCGGGGGCGTCGCTCTCGGCGTCCATGACGTCCGTCGCGCGCGAGTCGTAGTGCCCGGAGACGACGTACGTGCGGGCCGACCCCTCGGAGCCGCGCAGGGTCGCGACGACGTTGGTGATCCGGGTCGCGACGGGGATGCGCGAGGCGGGCTCCTGCACGTACGACTGCAGCTCCACCGTCATGCGCCCGCCGCTGGCCGCCGCGTAGCGCTGCATCTGCGCGAGGATCCAGTCGCGGGCCGCGCCGATGCCGCGCCGCGGGTCGTCCTGCGCCGAGAGCGTGTGCCGGGTGCCGAAGGACGCGAGCTTGCGCACCGTGGCCTCGATGCGCCGCTCGTCGACCCGGCGCAGCAGCGCGCGCAGGTCGGCGTCCGGGGCCTGGGGCCGGTACGGGCGCCCGGGGCCGGCCGGCCAGGCGTCCTCACCGTGGCCCGCCGTGACCGCGACCGCGGCGCCGGCGGGCAGCGAGGTCGCGGCGGCGGTGCCGGCGAGGAGCGCGGCGCCGCCGAGGAGGACGCCGCGGCGGGAGGTCCCGGCGTCGTCGCCGGTCGTGCGGGTGCGAGGCATGTGCCGGTTGTATTGCGCTACGCCGTGCTTGTCCATGCACCGTGAGTAAAGATCCGGCCACGGGGGACGGTCGCGCCACACGTCCCCGTGCACCGGAGGTTGCTGTGAGCGACGCGAGCGGCCGGGCCAGGCCCAGCGTGAGCACCGAGCGCTGCGAGGCCTGCGGCGCGCCCGGCGTCGTCCTGCTCGACGTCATGGCGCCGCCCGGCGAGGAGCCGACCCAGATGCGCTCGTGCAGCCGCTGCGAGACCCGCTCGTGGTGGCGCGGGGGCGAGCGCGTGCCGATGGCCGAGGTGCTCGGCAGCGCCGCCCGCACCCCCTCGCGCCCGCGCAAGAAGCGCTGACGGGGGCGCCGCGCCGCTACCCGCGCGGCGGGCGGAGCAGCCCCCAGCACCGCAGGCCGTCGACCTGCTGCTTCGACACCGGACCGAAGCCGTGGCGGGCGTAGAAGGCCAGGTTCCGCTGCAGGTGGGTGTCGAGGTACACCGGCGTCCCCGCGGCGTCGGCACGGGCGAGGACCGGGGCGAGCAGGGCCGCGCCGACCCCCTGCCGGCGCCGGCCGGGGTCGGTGCCGAGCAGCCAGAGGTACCAGTGGGGCCCGGTGACGGCCCGGTGCCGCTCGCGCTCCATCGCCCCGACGACGGCGGCCGTGCCGCGCACCGCGCGGGCCCCGAGGCGCAGCGTCTGCAGCGCCATCCCCGAGCGCAGCATCCGCAGCGCACCGACCTCGGTCTCCCCCGGCGGGAGCCAGCAGGCGACGCCGCCCACCTCCGGGGTCGTCGAGACCTCGCCGTACCGCAGGCAGCAGTCCTGGATGCTCCCGAGCACGCCCGGCAGCCGGCGACGGCGCCGCTCGGGGTCCGGCACCAGGTGGACCATCATGGGGTCGTCGCGGAAGGCGGCCGCCAGGACCGCCGCGGCGGCGGCGCGTCGGTCGCGCGGCAGCGGGACCACGGGGGGCGACGTGGGCACGGGCCCACTGTGGCACCGGCGCCGAGCGCTGTCAGCGGGCCCCGGCCGGTCCGCGCAGCCGCTCCAGCAGCCCCATCGCGTCGAACGGCGCGCGCACCTTCACGTCGTTGTCGAAGTAGACGTGCACGTCCCGCGGCGCCGCGGGCCGCGGCGGCGTGAGCAGCCGGGCCCCCGGCGGGTCCTCCCCCGCCGCCCAGGTGCGCGCCCTCGCTGCCCAGGCGTCGAGCGCCGGGGGGTCGTACCCGCTGACGTAGAGCTCCTCGCTGCCGTGCAGGCGCACGTAGGTGAACCCGGCCGTCTGGTCCTCGACGAGCGGCCACTTCCCCGCCGTGTCGGCGACGACGAGCGCGACCCGGTGCGCGCGCAGCTGCTCGACGAGCGCCGGGACCTCGTACGAGGCGTGGCGCACCTCGAGCGCGTGGCGCACCGGCCGGTCGGGGTCGTCGGTGGTGGTCCAGGCGCGCCCCTCGAGCCGCCCGTCGTGGCGGCCCGCGAGCTGGGCGGCCTCGCCCGCGGTGCGCGGCAGCTGGCGCAGGAAGCCCTCGAGGCGGTCCGGGTCGTAGTGCAGCTGCGGCGGCAGCTGCCAGAGCACCGGCCCGAGCTTGGCGCCCAGCGCCAGCACCCCCGAGGCGAAGAAGTTGGCCAGCGCCGTCTCGACGCCGGCGAGCTTGCGCAGGTGCGTGATGAAGCGCCCGCCCTTGACGCTCAGCACGAAGCCGTCCGGGGTGCGCTCGGCCCACGACCGGTACGACTCCGGGCGCTGCAGGGAGTAGAACGAGCCGTTGACCTCGATCGAGGTCGTCCGGGCCGCGGCGTGCTCCAGCTCGAGGCGCTGCGGCAGCCCGCGGGGGTAGAACGAGCCCCGCCAGGGGGCGTACGTCCACCCGGAGATCCCCACGTAGTAGGCCGCCACGGGGACCTCCTGCCCGCGGGGGGCGCCACCTGCGCATGATCACGGCAGGGGAAGGGGCGGAGGGCGCGCGCGGCGCGCCGGCATGGGCGAGAGTGGGCGGGTGACCGACGCCCCCGCCCTGCTGCTCGGACCCGCGCTGCGCCACGTCGACGACCGCACGGCGACGGTCTGGGTCGAGGCGTCGCGGGCCGGCACGGTCGGCGTCGACGCGGGCGGCGCGCACGCCGAGGCCGCCACGTTCTGCGTCGAGGGGCACCACTACGCCCTCGTCGTCCTCCACGGGCTGGAGCCGGACCGCGAGCAGCCGTACGCCGTCACCCTCGACGGCGAGCGGGCCTGGCCGCTGCCCGGGGACGACCGCCGCCCGCCGACGATCCGCACGCTCGGCGAGTCCGGCGAGCCCGGCACCCACGACCTCGACGTCGCCTTCGGCAGCTGCCGCGCGGACCGGCCCCAGGAGGAGCCGTGGACGCTGGAGCCCGAGGAGCACCCCGACGGCGTGGGGCCGGACGCGCTCGTCGCGCTCTCGCGCGACTGCCAGGCCGGGCGCCGCCGGGTGCCGGACCTGCTCCTGCTCCTCGGCGACCAGGTCTACGCCGACGAGGGCCTGTCGCCGCGGGTGCGCGAGCGGCAGGTCCGCCGCCGCGGGGCGCACAGCGACCCGCGGCAGGAGGTCGCGGACTTCGAGGAGTACACCTGGCTCTACCGCGACAGCTGGGGCGACCCCGACGTGCGGTGGCTGCTGGCGACCGTGCCGAGCGCGATGGTCTTCGACGACCACGACGTGCGCGACGACTGGAACACCTCGGACGTGTGGCGCGACGAGGTGCAGCGCCTGCCCTGGTGGGAGGAGCGCATCACCGGCGCCTACATGTCGTACTGGGTCTACCAGCACCTCGGGAACCTCTCCCCCGCGGCGATCGAGGAGGAGGGGCTGCTGCGGCGCATCTGCGAGGCGGGCGCGCAGAGCGGCGACGGCGGGGCCGTGCTGCGCGAGTTCGCCCGCACCGCGGACGAGGAGGTCGACGGCGAGAAGCGCTCGCGGTGGTCGTACCGCCGCCACCTCGGCCGCAACCGGCTCGTCGTCATCGACACCCGCTCCGGGCGGGTGCTCGAGGACGACCGGCGCGACATGCTGTCCGAGGGCGAGTGGCGCCAGGTCGAGGAGTGGCTGACCGGCGACGTCGAGCACCTCGTCGTCGCCTCGTCGCTGCCCCTCGCCCTCGAGCCGGCGCTGCACGACGTGGAGGCGTGGAACGAGCGGCTGTGCGCCGGCGCCTGGGGCCGTACGGCCGCCCGGCTCGGCGAGCGCTTCCGCCAGGCGGTCGACCTCGAGCACTGGGCGGCGTTCGAGCGGTCGTTCCGCCGGCTGACCGGTCGCCTCGGCGAGGTCGCGGAGGGGCGCCACGGCGCCGCACCCGCCACCGTCCTCGTGCTGTCCGGCGACGTCCACCACTCGTACGTCGCGCCGATCACCTACGCCGGCGGCGCTGAGCGGGCCCCCGTGCTGCAGGTCGTCAGCTCGCCGCTGCGCAACGCGGTGCCGCGGACCGTGCGGCGCGGGTTCGCCGCGGCGAGCTCGGGCCCGCTGCGGGCCGTCGGGCGCGCCCTGCGCCGCAGCGTCGGGCTGCCCCCGCCCCCGGTGTCGTGGCGCCTCACCACCGGACCGCTCTTCGGCAACGGCATCGGGTCGCTGCGCCTGTCGGGGCGCACCGCCCTCGTGCGGCTCGAGCGCGCGCTGCCCGCCGGGCGCGGGCCGGGGCTGCGGGTCGTGCACGAGGAGCGGCTGGGCGAGGGGACCCGCGCCCCCTCGCCCTCGCCCGTCCCCTGACGCGCCGGTGCTGGGGGGTCAGGCCCCGCTCGGCCCCGCCCAGAGGTTGATCCCGCCCTCGACCGCGTGCTCGTCGATGGCCGCGAGCTCGTCGTCGGTGAAGCCGAGGCGCTGCACCGCCGCGACGCTGTCCTCCAGCTGGCGCACGCTCGACGCGCCGATGAGCGCGCTCGTCACCCGCTCGTCGCGCAGCACCCACGCGATCGCCATCTGGGCGAGCGTCTGCCCGCGCTGCTGCGCGATGTCGTTGAGGGCCCGCACGTGCGCGAGGTTCTCCTCGGACAGCAGCGACGGGTCGAGCGACTTGCCCTGCGCCGCGCGCGACCCCTCGGGCACGCCCTGGAGGTACCGGTCGGTGAGCATCCCCTGGGCCAGCGGCGAGAAGCCGATGCAGCCCACGCCCTCCTCGCCGAGCACGTCGAGCAGGCCCTCCTCGACCCAGCGGTTGAGCATCGAGTACGACGGCTGGTGGATGAGCAACGGCGTCCCGAGGTCCCGGAGGATCGCCACCGCCTCGCGGGTGCGCTGCGGCGAGTACGACGAGACGCCGACGTACCGCGCCCGGCCGCTGCGGACCGCCCGGTCGAGGGCGGACATCGTCTCCTCGAGCGGGGTGCCCGGGTCGAAGCGGTGGTGGTAGAAGACGTCGACGTGGTCCAGGCGCATCCGCCGCAGCGACTGGTCCAGCGAGTCGAGCAGGTACTTGCGCGAGCCGAGGTCGCCGTACGGGCCGGGCCACATGTCCCAGCCCGCCTTCGTCGAGACGACCACCTCCTCGCGGTGGCGGGCGAAGTCCTCGGAGAAGACGCGGCCGAAGTTGATCTCGGCCGAGCCGTACGGCGGTCCGTAGTTGTTGGCGAGGTCGAAGTGCGTCACGCCGAGGTCGAAGGCCCGGCGCAGCACGTCGCGCTGGGTCTGCAGGGGCTTGTCGTCGCCGAAGTTGTGCCACAGGCCGAGGGAGACGGCGGGCAGGTGCAGGCCGCTGCGCCCCACCCGGCGGTAGGGCATGCGCCCGTCGTAGCGGGCGGGGTCGGGGACGTACGTGTCGAGGATCGCCATGGGGCGCATCCTGCCCGCCGCGCCGGCGGGTCGACCCACCGGTGCGGGAAGCAACCACCGCCCGGCCGCGTTGGCCCCCGTACGTGACCTCCCCGGCCCTGGCCCCGCCCGCCCCCGCACCGCCCCGCCACCGCATGACGACCTGGCGGCTGGTGCTGCTGGGGCTGGTGACGGCGCTCGGCCCGCTGTCCATCGACCTCTACCTGCCGGCCTTCCCGGAGCTGGCCGACGAGCTCGCCACGAGCGAGGCCGCCGTGCAGCTCACGCTCACCGCCTGCGTCGTCGGGCTCGCGCTCGGCCAGCTGGTCGCGGGGCCGTGGTCGGACGCGCGGGGGCGCAAGGCGCCGGTCGTCGCCGGGCTGCTCGCCTGGTCCGCCGCGTCCCTGGCCTGCGCGGTCGCCCCCTCGATCACCACGCTGACGCTGCTGCGCCTCGCCCAGGGGCTCGCGGGCGCGATCGGCGCCGCGGTGGCCCGCGCCGTGGTGCGCGACCTCGCCGACGGCGACCAGCTCACCCGGGCGTACGCCCGCCTCATGCTCGTCGTCGGCGTCGTGCCCATCGCCGCCCCCTCGGTCGGCGGCCTCCTGCTCGGCACGACCGACTGGCGCGGCCTCTTCGTCGTCCTGGCGCTCGCCGGCGCGCTGGTGACCGTCCTCGTCGCCGTCGGCCTGCCCGAGACGCTGCCCGCGCACCTGCGGCGCTCCGGCGTGCGCCGGAGCCTGGAGAGCTACGGCGTGCTGCTGCGCGACGCGCGCTTCGTCGGCCCGGCGCTCGTCGTCGGCCTGGTCTTCGCCGCGATGTTCAGCTACGTCAGCGTCTCGCCCTTCGTGCTCCGCGACGGCTACGACCTCAGCGCCGCCACGTACGGCCTGCTCTTCGGCGTCAACGCCGTCGGCCTGGTGCTGGGCACCCAGGCCAGCGCCGCCCTCGTCGCGCGGGTGCCCTCCGCCGCGGTGCTGCGCGGCGCCCTGCTCGCCGGGGCCGCCGCCGGGCTCGCCATGCTCGCCGCCGCGGCGACCGGCGCGCTCGGCCTCTGGGGCGTCGCGGTGCCGCTGCTCGTCGTGGTCACCAGCGTCGGCGTGGGCATGCCCGTCGCCTCGGCCTGGGCCATGCAGGGCCACCCCGAGCGGGCGGGCGCCGCGTCCGGCCTGCTCGGCGTCTTCCAGTTCCTCCTCGGCGGGGTGCTCGCGCCGGTCGTCGGCGCCTTCGGCGGCGGCAGCGCGGTGCCCCTCGCCGCGGCGGTCGTGCTCCTGCTGGGCGTGGCCCTGGCCGCCAGCCGGCGCCCGGCGCCGGCCGCCGCCTGAGCGGGTTCGCCGGGCGGCCCCGCGGGGCAGGACCCGGGGCGTCCCCGCCCACCCCCTCGAGGAGCAGCATGCCCATCGCCACCGTGGACCCGGCGACCGGCGAGACGGTCACGACCTTCGACGCGCTCGGCGCGGAGGAGCTCGAGCAGCGCCTCGCCCGCGCCGACGAGACCTTCCGCACCTACCGGCGGACCTCGTACGCGCAGCGGGCCGGCTGGATGCGCGCCTTCGCCGACCTGCTCGACGGGGAGGCCGACCAGACCGCCGCGCTCATGACCCTCGAGATGGGCAAGACCCTCAAGGCGGCGCGGGCGGAGATCGCCAAGTGCGCCGCGGGCGCGCGCTACTACGCCGACAACGCCGAGCGGTTCCTCGCCGACGTGCCGTACGACGCCGACGCGGTCGGCGCCGAGCAGGCGTACACCCGGTACCAGCCGCTGGGCCCCGTGCTCGCGATCATGCCGTGGAACTTCCCGCTCTGGCAGGTCGTGCGCTTCGCCGCCCCCGCGCTCATGGCCGGCAACGTCGGCCTGCTCAAGCACGCCTCGAACGTCCCGCAGACGGCGCTGCGCCTCGAGGAGCTCATCACCCGCGCCGGCTTCCCCGCGGGCGCCTTCCAGACGCTGCTCGTCGGGTCCTCCGCCATCGAGGGGATCCTCTCCGACCGCCGCGTCGTGGCCGCGACGCTCACCGGCTCGGAGGGCGCGGGCCGCTCCGTGGCCGAGGTCGCCGGGCGGCAGCTGAAGAAGACCGTGCTCGAGCTCGGCGGCAGCGACCCCTTCGTCGTCATGCCCTCGGCGGACCTCGAGCGCGCCGCGCAGGTCGCCGCCACCGCCCGGTGCCAGAACAACGGCCAGTCCTGCATCGCGGCCAAGCGCTTCATCGTGCACCGCGACGCCGCGGAGGAGTTCCAGCGGCTGTTCGTCGAGGCGATGCGGGCGCTCGTCGTCGGCGACCCCACCGACGACGCGACCGACGTCGGGCCGCTCGCCACCGAGCAGGGCCGTACGGACGTCGAGGAGCTCGTCGCCGACGCCGCCGCGAAGGGCGCCGACGTGCTCTGCGGCGGCACCCGGCTCGACGGGCCCGGCTGGTACTACCCGCCGACGGTCGTCGCCGGGATCACGCCGGACATGCGGATGCACCACGAGGAGGTCTTCGGGCCCGTCGCCTCGCTCTACGTCGTCGAGGACCTCGAGGCGGCCGTCGCGCTGGCGAACGACACCCCCTTCGGCCTCGGCTCCAACGCCTGGACCGAGGACCCGCAGGAGCGCGAGCGCCTCGTCGAGGGCCTGGACGCCGGGCAGGTCTTCGTCAACGGGATGACGACCTCGTACCCGCCGCTGCCCTTCGGCGGCGTCAAGGCCAGCGGGTACGGCCGCGAGCTCGCCGACCTGGGCATCCGGGAGTTCTGCAACGCCAAGACCGTGTGGGTCGGGAAGGCCGCGGCCCCCGACGCGGGCACCGCGGCCAGCGAGTGACGACCGGGCAGCAGACCCGCCCGGCGGCGCCCGACGAGCGCCTGCGGTGGCGCGCGCTCGCCGTCGCGCTCGTCGCGTCGTTCATGACGCTGCTCGACGTCAGCATCGTCAACGTCGCGCTGCCCTCGATCGAGGGCAGCCTCGGCGCCACCCAGAGCGACCTGCAGTGGATCCTCTCCGGGTACGCCCTCACCTTCGCCCTCGCGCTCGTCCCCGCCGGGCGGGTGGGGGACGCCCGGGGCCGGCGCACCGTCTACCTCGTCGGGCTCGCGGGCTTCGTCCTGGCCAGCGCGGCCTGCGGGGCGGCCCAGACGAGCTGGCAGCTCACGGCGGCCCGCCTGGTGCAGGGCGCCGCCGCCGGCGCGGTCATCCCGCAGGTCAGCGGGTTCATCCAGCAGCTGTTCCAGGGCGCGGACCGCGGGCGCGCCTTCGGCGTGCTCGGTGCGACGATCGGGCTCTCGACCGCGGTCGGCCCGGTCCTCGGCGGCGTGATCCTCGCCGTCGCCGGCGAGGACCAGGGCTGGCGCTGGATCTTCCTCGTCAACGTGCCCCTCGGCGCGGTCGCGCTCGTCCTCGCCCGGCGCTACCTGCCCGCACCGCGCCCGCACCGCGGGCCCCGCGAGTCGCTGGACCCGGTGGGCGTCGCGCTGCTGGGCACCGCGCTCGTGCTCCTCCTGCTCCCCCTGCTCGAGCAGCGCGAGTGGGAGGGCGCCGCGAAGTGGCTGCTGCTGCCGGCGGCGGCGGTCGTCCTGGCCGGGTTCGTGCTGTGGGAGCGCCACCACGCGCGGCGCAGCCAGCCCCTCGTCGACCTGCGGCTGTTCCGCAGCGCGTCCTACGCGTTCGGGACCGGCCTGGCGCTCGCCTACTTCAGCGGCTTCACGGCGATCTTCTTCGTCCTCGCGCTCTACTTCCAGTCCGGCGAGGGCTACTCGCCCCTGCTCTCCGGCCTGGCCATCACCCCCTTCGCCGTCGGCTCGGCCTTCGCCAGCGCCGCCGGCGGGCGCCTCGTCGGGCGGTACGGCCGCGCCCTCGTCGTCGTCGGCCTGGCCACCGTGGCGGTCGGCCTCGCCGCCGCGGACCTCGTCATCGCCGGCGACCCCGAGCGGGTGGGCCTGCTCACCGCGCTGCCGCTGCTCGTCGCCGGCCTCGGCAGCGGGCTGGTCATCACCCCGAACCAGACGCTCACGCTGGCGACCGTCCCGGTCGAGCAGGGCGGCGCGGCGGGCGGCGTGCTCAACACCTTCCAGCGCATCGGCGCCGCGATCGGCATCGCGCTCGTCGGCGGCGTGGTGTTCAACCGGCTCGAGTCCAGCGGCGGGGACTGGTCCGAGGCCGTCGCCACGGGCCTGCGCTGGTCGATCGCGCTCTTCGCCGTCGCCCTCGCCCTCGGCGTCGCCGAGCTCGTCCGCGACCGCCGCCGCCCGGCCCCCGCCCGGCCCTGACCCCGCCGGCGCCCCGACCCTGAGCCCGCCGCGGGCACCATCCGCGCATGATCGCCGCGGGGTGGGGCGGCGGCGACGGCCCCACCCACCGCTCCTGCGGCGATCATGCGCTGATGGCGCTGCCGGTGCTCAGGCGCCGATGCGCGGGTCCCCCGGGGCGGTGCGCCAGACGCTGACGACGCTGGGGCGGGGCAGGCCGCCGTACGGCCAGGTGGACATCGGCGACGCGTAGGTCGAGCCGTCGCCCTCCCCCGGGTGCTGCACCGCGCACAGCGCGGTGCGCCCGTCGGCGGTGATGAGCGGGCCGCAGCACTCCGCGCCGACCGGCACCGTGAGGAACTGCTTGAGCACCCCGCGGTCCGGGCCGCTGACCGGTGCGGCGAACATGCCGTCGTTGGCGCCCAGCGCGTTGCCGTCCGTGGCCAGCCACAGGTTGCCCGCCGGGTCGAAGGTGAGGTTGTCCGGGCACGAGATCGGGCTGACCCGGCTCTTGTCCGCCCCCGCGAAGTACGTCTGCGGGTCCGCCGGGTCGCCCGCGAGCAGGAAGATCTGCCAGCGGAAGCCGAGGGCCCCCGGGTCGCGCTCGGTGATCTCGATGGTGTGCCCGTGCCGGTTGACCGGGCGCGGGTTCGCCTCGTCGGGGCCGGGGCGGCCCTCGGTGCCGCGCTGGGTGTTGTTCGTGAGGTTGACGTAGACCTTGCCGTTGACCGGGTTGCGCTCCATGTCCTCGGGCCGGTCCATCCTCGTCGCGCCGACGCGGTCCGCGGCGGTGCGGGTCAGGACGAGGACCTCGTCGACGCTCATCCCCGGGACCCGGCTCTCGCCGTCGACCACGAGCGGCACCCAGCGGCCGCGGCCGTCGTACAGCCCGTCCTCGGGCAGGTCGCCGGCGTCGCCGAGGTCCGGGCTGTCGCCGTCGTAGCGCGCCACGTAGAGGTCGCCCTCGTCGAGCAGCGCCATGTTGTGGCGCCGGGCGGCCGCCCCGCCGCCCGCGCGGAACCGGCCCTTGGAGATGAACTTGTACGTGTACTCGAAGCGCTCGTCGTCGCCCATGTAGACCGCGACCCGCCCGTCGCGCGTGATCGCCGTCGTCGCGCCCTCGTGCTTGCAGCGCCCGAGCGCGGTGAGCTTGCGCGGGGTGCTCGTCGGGTCCCACGGGTCGATCTGCACGACCCAGCCGAAGCGGTGCGGCTCGTTCGGCTCCTGCGTCATGTCGAAGCGCCGGTCCGCCCTGGCCCACTCGCGGGCGAACTCGGTGCCGGTGGGGGCGCCGACGCCGTACCGGGCGTAGCCCTCGGCGAGGTCCGGCGGGAAGGAGCTGTAGTCGGGGACGAGCTCGCCGTCCTGGTCCAGGCCGGGGACGGTGAAGTAGCCGTTGAAGTTCTCCTCGCCGGTGAGGACCGTCTCCCACGGCGTGTGGCCGCCGGCGCAGTTGTTGATCATGCCGACCGGGTGCAGGCCGCGGCGGTCCTCGGAGGTCCGCAGCAGCGGCGAGCCCGCGGCCGGGCCGGTGAAGGCCATCGGGGTCATGGCGGTGATGCGCCGGTTCCACCGCCGCCCCTTCGCCCGGCGCCACTCCCCCGTGCGCCCGACCCGCTCGATCTCCACGACGGACCCGCCGTGCGCCGCCATCGAGGTGCGGATCTGGCGCACCGTGGCGGAGGCGGCACCCTCCCAGCCGGGGAACATGAGCTCCTCGTTGGTGTACTCGTGGTTCACCCAGAGCAGCGCGCGGTCGGGGTCGCCCGGGAAGGCGAAGACGGTGACGTAGTCGCAGTTGTAGCCGAACTGCTTCGCCTGCGCCTGCGGCGACTGGCGCTCGGGGTCGAAGTGGGGGGCGCCCTCCTCGACGGGGTCGCCCCACGCGACGAGGACCGACCAGTCGTACCCGTTGGGCACCACGAGCGTGTCGAGCGTGTTCACCCCGACCGGCGAGAAGGTGAGCCCGCCGGCGCGGGTGGCCGCCGCGGCGCCCTCCGCCGCGCCGGACGCCCCCTCGGCCGCGGCGGCCCGCCCACCGGCCGCCGTCGCGGCGCCCGTGCCGAGGACCAGCGCCGCGGCGCCGGCCTTGAGCACGCCGCGCCGGCTGACGGCCTCCGCGACGAGGTCGCCGAAGTACGGGTTGCCGCTCGTGTTGGGCACCGCGTGGAAGCAGGCGTCGGCGCAGCGGTAGCGGCAGGTCGTGCGGCTGCGCCCGGAGTGGGCCTGCAGGAGCGGCAGGAGCCGGCGGGTCGCGCGCTCGGGGGTCTCGGTCACGGGTCCTCCAGGTGTGCGCAGGACGGGCGCCTCGTCGCGCCCGCCCCGTTCCGTGCGTCCGAGGACCCTAGACCGGTGTCCGGCCGGTGAACAGGGGGTGACGCCCGGGCGGCCCCTGCGCCGGCGCGGCCCGCGGCCCCTCCAGCCACGCGAGCACGGCGGGGGCGAGGGCGCCCAGGCCCTTGTACGCCGCCAGGTCCCCCGGCAGCGCCCGCAGCCAGCCGGCCACCCGGGCGCGGGCCCCGGCGTCACCGTCCAGCGCGGCCAGCGGGTCGACGTGCGTGCGGATGGTGAACA
The sequence above is a segment of the Vallicoccus soli genome. Coding sequences within it:
- a CDS encoding M20/M25/M40 family metallo-hydrolase; its protein translation is MPRTRTTGDDAGTSRRGVLLGGAALLAGTAAATSLPAGAAVAVTAGHGEDAWPAGPGRPYRPQAPDADLRALLRRVDERRIEATVRKLASFGTRHTLSAQDDPRRGIGAARDWILAQMQRYAAASGGRMTVELQSYVQEPASRIPVATRITNVVATLRGSEGSARTYVVSGHYDSRATDVMDAESDAPGADDDASGVAAVMELARLMARTRPAATIVFAAVAGEEQGLYGANHLAEQLAASGADVQGMFTNDIIGASRADDGERDPRSVRLFAEGVPTAETPEQAAVRRSVGGENDSPPRQLARFVTSVAENGATGMQVRTIYRRDRYLRGGDHIPFLEQGWAAARFTEPHEDFAHQHQDVRVEDGVQYGDLPRFCDWGYIARVARVNGAALWSLAQGPGTPEGVQVLTAELTNDTELVWEVADDAAAYEVLWRPTDAPDWTHVVRVGRSGRARIDLSKDNASFGVRAVGRNGYRSPAVAPVPAR
- a CDS encoding GNAT family N-acetyltransferase; the encoded protein is MPTSPPVVPLPRDRRAAAAAVLAAAFRDDPMMVHLVPDPERRRRRLPGVLGSIQDCCLRYGEVSTTPEVGGVACWLPPGETEVGALRMLRSGMALQTLRLGARAVRGTAAVVGAMERERHRAVTGPHWYLWLLGTDPGRRRQGVGAALLAPVLARADAAGTPVYLDTHLQRNLAFYARHGFGPVSKQQVDGLRCWGLLRPPRG
- a CDS encoding DUF72 domain-containing protein, with translation MAAYYVGISGWTYAPWRGSFYPRGLPQRLELEHAAARTTSIEVNGSFYSLQRPESYRSWAERTPDGFVLSVKGGRFITHLRKLAGVETALANFFASGVLALGAKLGPVLWQLPPQLHYDPDRLEGFLRQLPRTAGEAAQLAGRHDGRLEGRAWTTTDDPDRPVRHALEVRHASYEVPALVEQLRAHRVALVVADTAGKWPLVEDQTAGFTYVRLHGSEELYVSGYDPPALDAWAARARTWAAGEDPPGARLLTPPRPAAPRDVHVYFDNDVKVRAPFDAMGLLERLRGPAGAR
- a CDS encoding alkaline phosphatase D family protein; the encoded protein is MTDAPALLLGPALRHVDDRTATVWVEASRAGTVGVDAGGAHAEAATFCVEGHHYALVVLHGLEPDREQPYAVTLDGERAWPLPGDDRRPPTIRTLGESGEPGTHDLDVAFGSCRADRPQEEPWTLEPEEHPDGVGPDALVALSRDCQAGRRRVPDLLLLLGDQVYADEGLSPRVRERQVRRRGAHSDPRQEVADFEEYTWLYRDSWGDPDVRWLLATVPSAMVFDDHDVRDDWNTSDVWRDEVQRLPWWEERITGAYMSYWVYQHLGNLSPAAIEEEGLLRRICEAGAQSGDGGAVLREFARTADEEVDGEKRSRWSYRRHLGRNRLVVIDTRSGRVLEDDRRDMLSEGEWRQVEEWLTGDVEHLVVASSLPLALEPALHDVEAWNERLCAGAWGRTAARLGERFRQAVDLEHWAAFERSFRRLTGRLGEVAEGRHGAAPATVLVLSGDVHHSYVAPITYAGGAERAPVLQVVSSPLRNAVPRTVRRGFAAASSGPLRAVGRALRRSVGLPPPPVSWRLTTGPLFGNGIGSLRLSGRTALVRLERALPAGRGPGLRVVHEERLGEGTRAPSPSPVP
- the mgrA gene encoding L-glyceraldehyde 3-phosphate reductase, with translation MAILDTYVPDPARYDGRMPYRRVGRSGLHLPAVSLGLWHNFGDDKPLQTQRDVLRRAFDLGVTHFDLANNYGPPYGSAEINFGRVFSEDFARHREEVVVSTKAGWDMWPGPYGDLGSRKYLLDSLDQSLRRMRLDHVDVFYHHRFDPGTPLEETMSALDRAVRSGRARYVGVSSYSPQRTREAVAILRDLGTPLLIHQPSYSMLNRWVEEGLLDVLGEEGVGCIGFSPLAQGMLTDRYLQGVPEGSRAAQGKSLDPSLLSEENLAHVRALNDIAQQRGQTLAQMAIAWVLRDERVTSALIGASSVRQLEDSVAAVQRLGFTDDELAAIDEHAVEGGINLWAGPSGA
- a CDS encoding multidrug effflux MFS transporter, giving the protein MTSPALAPPAPAPPRHRMTTWRLVLLGLVTALGPLSIDLYLPAFPELADELATSEAAVQLTLTACVVGLALGQLVAGPWSDARGRKAPVVAGLLAWSAASLACAVAPSITTLTLLRLAQGLAGAIGAAVARAVVRDLADGDQLTRAYARLMLVVGVVPIAAPSVGGLLLGTTDWRGLFVVLALAGALVTVLVAVGLPETLPAHLRRSGVRRSLESYGVLLRDARFVGPALVVGLVFAAMFSYVSVSPFVLRDGYDLSAATYGLLFGVNAVGLVLGTQASAALVARVPSAAVLRGALLAGAAAGLAMLAAAATGALGLWGVAVPLLVVVTSVGVGMPVASAWAMQGHPERAGAASGLLGVFQFLLGGVLAPVVGAFGGGSAVPLAAAVVLLLGVALAASRRPAPAAA
- a CDS encoding NADP-dependent succinic semialdehyde dehydrogenase translates to MPIATVDPATGETVTTFDALGAEELEQRLARADETFRTYRRTSYAQRAGWMRAFADLLDGEADQTAALMTLEMGKTLKAARAEIAKCAAGARYYADNAERFLADVPYDADAVGAEQAYTRYQPLGPVLAIMPWNFPLWQVVRFAAPALMAGNVGLLKHASNVPQTALRLEELITRAGFPAGAFQTLLVGSSAIEGILSDRRVVAATLTGSEGAGRSVAEVAGRQLKKTVLELGGSDPFVVMPSADLERAAQVAATARCQNNGQSCIAAKRFIVHRDAAEEFQRLFVEAMRALVVGDPTDDATDVGPLATEQGRTDVEELVADAAAKGADVLCGGTRLDGPGWYYPPTVVAGITPDMRMHHEEVFGPVASLYVVEDLEAAVALANDTPFGLGSNAWTEDPQERERLVEGLDAGQVFVNGMTTSYPPLPFGGVKASGYGRELADLGIREFCNAKTVWVGKAAAPDAGTAASE